A single region of the Lycium barbarum isolate Lr01 chromosome 2, ASM1917538v2, whole genome shotgun sequence genome encodes:
- the LOC132628514 gene encoding uncharacterized protein LOC132628514 — protein sequence MEVTHLLYADDALVFCESEVLQVRHLRVILTIFEGISGLQVNWHKSHLFPVNQVGNLQELAENIGCQVGSLPTKYLGLPLGAKNRELEIWCEVLEKCERKLVRWKSQYLSLGGRATLIKSVMDGLPSYMMSLFPVP from the coding sequence ATGGAAGTAACTCATCTGCTGTATGCAGATGATGCTCTGGTCTTTTGTGAATCTGAGGTATTACAAGTCAGGCATCTGAGGGTTATTCTTACCATTTTTGAAGGTATTTCTGGGCTGCAGGTAAACTGGCACAAAAGCCATCTTTTTCCAGTGAATCAAGTTGGGAACCTACAGGAATTAGCTGAGAACATAGGCTGCCAAGTGGGATCTCTGCCCACAAAATACCTGGGCCTGCCCTTGGGTGCTAAAAATAGAGAATTGGAAATTTGGTGTGAGGTGCTGGAAAAATGTGAAAGGAAGCTAGTTAGATGGAAGAGCCAGTATCTATCTTTGGGGGGCAGAGCGACATTGATAAAATCTGTGATGGATGGTCTTCCTTCTTACATGATGAGCCTATTCCCAGTCCCATAA